The following coding sequences lie in one Bordetella genomosp. 9 genomic window:
- a CDS encoding sugar kinase produces MRDFDIVGLGEPLLEFNQTRPGQPEFLQGFGGDTSNAIIAAARQGARCAYLTRVGADAFGEQLMQLWRAENVDTAGVVVDAQAHTGLYFVQHGADGHVFSYMRRGSAASRMQPEDLSHGVIERATFLHVSGISLAISASACDTVFAAMQRARAAGTQVCLDSNLRLRLWPVDRARATLREAMRLADIFLPSMDDMRHLTGHTDPDGTLEWIRASGAAGVIVLKLGKEGAILDDGTARLRVAGLTVNAVDATGAGDCFAGNLLARRARGDDWPAAVRYANAAAALSTQGFGAVQPLPTASQVEAFLRAR; encoded by the coding sequence ATGCGTGATTTCGACATCGTCGGCCTGGGCGAACCGCTGTTGGAGTTCAACCAGACCCGGCCGGGCCAGCCGGAGTTCCTGCAGGGGTTCGGGGGCGATACCTCCAACGCCATCATCGCGGCCGCGCGGCAGGGTGCGCGCTGCGCCTATCTGACGCGCGTGGGGGCCGATGCCTTCGGCGAGCAACTGATGCAGCTCTGGCGCGCGGAAAACGTCGATACGGCTGGCGTGGTGGTCGATGCGCAGGCGCATACGGGCCTGTACTTCGTCCAGCATGGGGCCGACGGTCACGTCTTCAGCTATATGCGGCGCGGCTCCGCGGCCAGCCGCATGCAGCCCGAGGACCTGTCGCATGGCGTGATCGAGCGGGCAACCTTCCTGCACGTCTCGGGCATCAGCCTGGCGATCAGCGCGAGCGCCTGCGATACCGTCTTCGCGGCCATGCAGCGGGCGCGTGCCGCCGGTACGCAGGTCTGCCTGGATTCCAACCTGCGGCTGCGCCTGTGGCCTGTCGACCGGGCGCGCGCGACGCTGCGCGAAGCCATGCGGCTGGCGGACATTTTCCTGCCCAGCATGGACGATATGCGCCACCTGACGGGGCACACGGATCCCGACGGCACGCTGGAATGGATACGGGCATCGGGCGCCGCCGGCGTGATCGTTCTGAAGCTCGGAAAGGAAGGCGCCATCCTGGATGACGGGACGGCGCGCCTTCGCGTTGCCGGTTTGACGGTCAACGCGGTGGATGCGACCGGCGCGGGCGACTGCTTCGCCGGGAACCTGCTGGCGCGGCGCGCCCGCGGCGACGACTGGCCCGCCGCCGTGCGCTACGCCAACGCCGCGGCCGCGCTTTCCACCCAGGGGTTCGGCGCCGTCCAGCCGCTGCCCACGGCAAGCCAGGTGGAAGCGTTCCTGCGGGCGCGTTGA
- a CDS encoding bifunctional 4-hydroxy-2-oxoglutarate aldolase/2-dehydro-3-deoxy-phosphogluconate aldolase — protein MSTNDSTQDPRAAKRQALLAARVVPVLRYGDAATAAYAAEVAIAAGCTTLELTWTIPGVIDLVKALRDKHGDGLLLGLGTVLGEDQAREALVAGVDFLVSPGLVPEMAALAHAASALCLTGAFTPSEVIQARRAGADMVKIFPAETGGPSHLAALKSVFPDTLFCPTGGVTEKNMGDYFRAGASLVGIGSNLYDKAAFAARDTAALVAQIARTREAAHA, from the coding sequence ATGAGTACGAACGATTCCACCCAAGACCCACGCGCCGCCAAGCGCCAGGCGCTGCTGGCCGCTCGCGTCGTGCCGGTGCTGCGTTATGGCGATGCCGCCACCGCCGCCTACGCCGCCGAAGTGGCGATCGCCGCGGGCTGCACGACCCTGGAGCTGACCTGGACCATCCCTGGCGTGATCGACCTGGTGAAGGCGCTGCGCGACAAGCATGGCGACGGCCTGCTGCTCGGGCTGGGGACCGTGCTCGGTGAAGACCAGGCGCGCGAGGCGCTGGTCGCCGGCGTCGATTTCCTGGTTTCCCCCGGGCTGGTCCCCGAAATGGCGGCGTTGGCGCACGCGGCCTCGGCGCTGTGCCTGACCGGCGCCTTCACGCCTTCCGAAGTGATCCAGGCGCGCCGGGCCGGCGCCGATATGGTCAAGATTTTCCCCGCGGAAACGGGCGGTCCCAGCCATCTGGCCGCCCTCAAGTCGGTCTTCCCCGACACGCTGTTCTGCCCTACCGGCGGCGTGACGGAGAAGAACATGGGCGATTATTTCCGGGCCGGCGCCTCGCTGGTGGGTATCGGCAGCAACCTCTATGACAAGGCCGCTTTCGCCGCGCGCGACACCGCGGCGCTGGTCGCGCAGATCGCCCGGACCCGCGAGGCCGCCCATGCGTGA
- the uvrA gene encoding excinuclease ABC subunit UvrA, whose product MTSEIRIVGARQNNLKNLDVSFATGELVVITGVSGSGKSSLAFDTLYAEGQRRYVETFSPYARQFLDRMDKPQVDRIEGILPAIAIDQTNPVRSSRSTVGTMTELNDHLKLLFARGARLYCRGCGLPVRRDTADSIYRALAERSEQAGDRRLVVTFPIKVPANFTEDEVRGFLEQQGYTRVHAQEDALTQADGGAAPEPLKAKRGGKSAKSGTAPETAAQRVLHVVQDRFRFSSVERDRAMEALDTALRMGAGHLSVHVLDDEGRDERVWKFSDRLHCADCDIEYTDPLPSSFSFNSPLGACETCRGFGRVIGIDFGLVVPDENKTLLEGAIKPWQTASYKECQDDLVKYAPKAGVPLSVPWKSLTPAQRDWVLHGDPDFKGGSQAWKTQWYGVQRFFAWLETKAYKMHVRVLLSKYRSYTPCPACRGSRLKPDALLWRVGSKDEADAVLPPHDGRYARFKPVHANWSDDLLNLLDGLSIHDLMLLPIERVRVFFDRITFAGVLDAATDLLLTEVRARLKFLCDVGLGYLTLDRQSRTLSGGEVQRINLTTALGTSLVNTLFVLDEPSIGLHPRDMHRVVEVMHRLRDAGNTLVVVEHDPQVMVAADRVLDIGPGPGERGGRIVFDGTPAQLRKAPTLTGDYLGGRVRVEAPRPMPVAANTPRLLLEGVNAHNLKNVSVEIPLGRLVCVTGVSGSGKSTLVQDVLYPALLKLKGKPSEAPGAHARLLGAEQIADVVMVDQAPIGKTARSNPASYVGAFDAIRKLFAQAPLSKERAYTAGMFSFNSGEGRCPTCGGTGFEHVEMQFLSDVYLRCPDCDGKRFRPEVLQVRVEHLGKSASIDEVLDMTVSEALEFFKGLRDVQTGLAPLADVGLEYVRLGQPVPTLSGGEAQRLKLAGHLAEAARSGISSARVAKKGSLFLFDEPTTGLHFDDVARLMRAFRQLLAAGHTLLIIEHNLDVIRAADWLLDLGPEGGDAGGLLIGTGTPADLMNNPASHTGAALREYESAIVPAAREEALALAHTAAGAARRDTAAAAVAEPALAYGDGNGADDGGQDEPADAGVPLQTAVRRRATQAIEIRNAREHNLKNVSVEIPRDKFTVITGVSGSGKSTLAFDILFNEGQRRYLESLNAYARAIVQPAGKPDVDAIFGIPPTVAIAQRTSRGGLKSTVATMTEIHHFLRLLYVKLGVQYSPDYNVPVEPQSPEQIIARIMRERAGEHIGILAPLVTARKGYYTDLAKWASGKGHTHLRVDGAFIPVSPWPRLDRYKEHTIELPVADVVVDPANEAALRDAVRRALEYGQGALSVLWPLDNLRDNPSTPLEQAHFSTKRTCPISGVSFPELDPRMFSYNSKHGWCPTCYGAGVVIAGFDEEQTGEETAWTDDAGEARICPECHGQRLNRVALAVRWRDRSIAQLASMSVAEAHAFFEGLVVRGREAEIARDILQEIRSRLNFMKEVGLDYLALDRSAPTLSGGEAQRIRLAAQLGSNMQGVCYVLDEPTIGLHPRDNRILLDALGKLEGNGNTLVVVEHDDDTIRRAAHIIDIGPGAGVRGGRVVAQGTADDLIATPESVTGRYLAKPLQHPLQGRRPVDKDTRFVEVRNAHRHNLRNVTARVPIGRLSVVTGVSGSGKSTFARDVLLDNLLQAVSQGKAPAWKGCTGINGWEALDRVLEVDQTPIGKTPRSCPSTYVGFWDEVRKQFADTREARMRGWTAARFSFNTGDGRCPICEGQGMRTIEMNFLPDVKVPCDACNGARFNADTLSVKLRGKHAGEVLAMEVDDALAYFEAHPKVRRPLQLMQDVGLGYLTLGQPSPTLSGGEAQRIKLVTELSKARLTEGVITTGRASRIPHTLYVLDEPTVGLSMADVEKLIHVLHRLVEAGNTVVVIEHNLDVIAEADWLVDLGPEGGTGGGQLVVQGSPEEVMALRERSHTGRVLAEFLQRQ is encoded by the coding sequence ATGACATCCGAAATCCGCATTGTTGGCGCCCGCCAGAACAACCTCAAGAACCTTGACGTATCGTTCGCGACTGGCGAACTGGTCGTCATCACCGGCGTGTCGGGCTCGGGCAAAAGCTCGCTGGCCTTCGATACGCTGTACGCCGAAGGGCAACGCCGCTACGTCGAAACGTTTTCCCCCTACGCGCGGCAGTTTCTCGACCGCATGGACAAGCCTCAGGTCGACCGCATCGAAGGCATTCTGCCGGCCATCGCGATCGACCAGACCAATCCGGTGCGCAGTTCGCGCAGCACGGTCGGCACCATGACGGAGCTGAACGACCATTTGAAACTGCTGTTCGCACGCGGCGCGCGCCTGTATTGCCGCGGCTGCGGCCTGCCGGTGCGCCGCGATACCGCCGACTCGATCTATCGCGCGCTGGCCGAGCGCAGCGAGCAGGCTGGCGACCGCCGCCTGGTGGTGACCTTCCCCATCAAGGTCCCCGCGAATTTCACCGAGGACGAGGTGCGCGGCTTTCTGGAGCAACAGGGCTATACCCGCGTGCATGCGCAGGAAGACGCGCTGACGCAGGCCGACGGCGGCGCCGCCCCCGAACCGCTGAAGGCCAAGCGCGGCGGAAAATCCGCCAAATCCGGCACGGCGCCGGAGACTGCCGCGCAACGCGTGCTGCACGTCGTGCAGGACCGCTTCCGTTTTTCCTCGGTGGAGCGGGATCGCGCCATGGAAGCGCTGGACACCGCGCTGCGCATGGGCGCCGGACATTTGTCGGTGCACGTGCTCGACGACGAGGGCCGCGACGAGCGCGTCTGGAAATTCAGCGACCGCCTGCACTGTGCGGACTGCGACATCGAGTACACCGACCCGTTGCCCAGCTCGTTCTCCTTCAATTCGCCATTGGGCGCGTGCGAGACCTGCCGCGGCTTCGGCCGCGTCATCGGCATCGACTTCGGGCTGGTGGTGCCGGACGAAAACAAAACGCTGCTGGAAGGCGCCATCAAACCCTGGCAGACCGCCAGCTACAAGGAATGCCAGGACGACCTGGTGAAATACGCGCCCAAGGCCGGCGTGCCGCTGTCGGTGCCTTGGAAGAGCCTGACGCCCGCGCAACGCGACTGGGTGCTGCACGGCGACCCCGATTTCAAGGGCGGCAGCCAGGCATGGAAGACCCAGTGGTACGGCGTCCAGCGTTTCTTCGCATGGCTGGAGACCAAGGCGTACAAGATGCACGTGCGCGTGCTGCTGTCGAAGTACCGCAGCTACACGCCCTGCCCGGCGTGCCGCGGATCGCGCCTGAAGCCGGACGCGCTGCTGTGGCGCGTCGGCAGCAAGGACGAAGCCGATGCCGTGCTGCCCCCGCACGACGGCCGCTACGCGCGCTTCAAGCCCGTCCATGCGAACTGGTCGGACGATCTGCTGAACCTGCTCGACGGGCTGTCCATCCATGACCTGATGCTGCTCCCGATCGAGCGGGTGCGCGTGTTCTTCGACCGTATCACCTTCGCCGGCGTGCTGGATGCCGCCACGGATCTGCTGCTGACCGAAGTGCGCGCCAGGCTCAAGTTCCTGTGCGACGTGGGCCTGGGATACCTTACCCTCGATCGGCAGAGCCGCACGCTGTCCGGCGGCGAAGTGCAGCGGATCAACCTGACGACGGCGCTGGGGACCTCGCTGGTCAACACGCTGTTCGTGCTGGACGAGCCGTCCATCGGCCTGCATCCGCGCGACATGCATCGCGTGGTCGAAGTCATGCACCGGTTGCGCGATGCGGGCAATACCCTTGTGGTCGTTGAGCACGACCCCCAGGTCATGGTGGCGGCTGACCGCGTCCTGGACATCGGGCCGGGGCCTGGCGAACGCGGCGGCCGCATCGTCTTCGACGGCACGCCGGCGCAATTGCGCAAGGCGCCCACCCTGACCGGCGACTATCTGGGCGGCCGCGTGCGCGTGGAAGCACCGCGCCCCATGCCGGTGGCGGCCAATACGCCGCGCCTGCTGCTGGAAGGCGTGAATGCGCACAATCTGAAGAATGTGTCGGTGGAAATCCCGCTGGGACGCCTGGTTTGCGTCACCGGCGTATCGGGCTCGGGCAAATCGACGCTGGTGCAGGACGTGCTGTACCCGGCGTTGCTCAAATTGAAGGGCAAACCTTCCGAAGCCCCGGGCGCGCACGCGCGCCTGCTGGGCGCCGAACAGATCGCCGACGTCGTCATGGTGGACCAGGCGCCCATCGGCAAGACGGCCCGGTCCAATCCCGCCAGCTATGTCGGGGCGTTCGACGCCATCCGCAAACTGTTTGCCCAGGCGCCCCTATCCAAGGAGCGTGCATACACCGCGGGGATGTTCAGCTTCAACAGCGGCGAGGGGCGCTGCCCGACCTGTGGCGGCACCGGCTTCGAGCACGTGGAGATGCAGTTCCTGTCCGACGTCTACCTGCGTTGCCCCGATTGCGACGGCAAGCGGTTCCGCCCGGAAGTCCTGCAGGTACGCGTGGAGCACCTGGGCAAGAGCGCGTCCATCGACGAAGTGCTGGACATGACGGTCAGCGAAGCGCTGGAGTTCTTCAAGGGCCTGCGCGACGTGCAGACTGGCCTCGCGCCGCTTGCCGACGTGGGCCTGGAATATGTGCGGCTGGGCCAGCCCGTGCCAACCTTGTCGGGCGGCGAAGCGCAGCGCCTGAAGCTGGCCGGTCATCTGGCCGAAGCGGCGCGCAGCGGGATCTCGTCGGCCCGCGTGGCCAAGAAGGGCAGCCTGTTCCTGTTCGACGAGCCCACCACCGGCCTGCACTTCGACGACGTGGCGCGCCTGATGCGCGCATTCCGGCAGCTGCTTGCAGCCGGCCATACCTTGCTGATCATCGAACATAATCTGGACGTGATCCGCGCAGCCGACTGGCTGCTGGACCTGGGGCCGGAAGGCGGCGACGCTGGCGGCCTGCTGATCGGCACCGGCACGCCCGCCGACCTGATGAACAACCCGGCCTCTCACACCGGCGCGGCGCTGCGCGAATACGAAAGCGCCATCGTCCCGGCGGCCCGCGAGGAGGCGCTTGCGCTCGCGCATACCGCAGCGGGCGCCGCCCGCCGCGACACCGCCGCGGCGGCCGTCGCGGAACCCGCCCTGGCCTATGGCGATGGCAACGGCGCCGACGACGGCGGGCAGGACGAACCGGCAGACGCCGGCGTGCCGCTGCAAACGGCCGTGCGTCGCCGCGCCACGCAGGCGATCGAAATCCGCAACGCCCGCGAACACAATTTGAAGAACGTCAGCGTCGAGATCCCGCGTGACAAATTCACCGTGATCACAGGCGTCTCGGGGTCCGGCAAATCGACGCTGGCCTTCGACATCCTCTTCAACGAAGGACAGCGGCGCTACCTGGAATCGCTGAACGCCTACGCCCGCGCCATCGTGCAGCCCGCGGGCAAACCTGACGTCGACGCCATCTTTGGCATTCCGCCCACCGTGGCCATCGCCCAGCGCACCAGCCGCGGGGGCCTGAAGTCCACGGTCGCGACGATGACCGAAATCCACCACTTCCTGCGCCTGCTTTACGTCAAGCTGGGCGTCCAGTATTCGCCGGACTACAACGTGCCGGTGGAGCCGCAAAGCCCGGAGCAGATCATCGCCCGCATCATGCGCGAACGCGCCGGCGAGCACATCGGCATCCTGGCTCCGCTCGTCACGGCGCGCAAGGGTTACTACACCGATCTGGCGAAATGGGCGTCGGGCAAGGGTCACACGCATTTGCGCGTCGATGGCGCCTTCATTCCTGTCAGCCCCTGGCCGCGGCTGGACCGCTACAAAGAGCACACCATCGAACTTCCGGTGGCCGACGTCGTCGTCGATCCGGCAAACGAGGCCGCGCTGCGCGATGCCGTGCGCCGGGCCCTGGAGTACGGCCAGGGCGCCCTGAGCGTGCTGTGGCCGCTCGACAATCTGCGCGACAACCCGTCCACGCCGCTGGAACAGGCGCACTTCTCCACCAAACGGACCTGCCCGATCAGCGGCGTCAGCTTTCCGGAGCTGGACCCGCGCATGTTCTCGTACAACTCCAAGCACGGCTGGTGCCCGACCTGCTATGGCGCGGGCGTGGTCATCGCGGGCTTCGACGAGGAACAGACCGGCGAAGAAACCGCCTGGACCGACGATGCCGGCGAAGCCAGGATCTGCCCCGAATGTCACGGCCAGCGTTTGAACCGCGTGGCGCTGGCGGTGCGCTGGCGCGACCGTTCCATCGCCCAACTGGCAAGCATGTCGGTGGCCGAGGCCCATGCCTTCTTCGAAGGCCTGGTGGTGCGCGGGCGGGAGGCGGAGATCGCCCGCGACATCCTGCAGGAGATCCGCAGCCGATTGAACTTCATGAAGGAAGTCGGCCTGGACTATCTGGCGCTGGACCGCTCCGCGCCCACCCTATCGGGCGGCGAAGCCCAGCGCATCCGGCTGGCCGCGCAGCTGGGCTCGAACATGCAGGGTGTGTGCTACGTGCTGGACGAACCCACCATCGGATTGCACCCGCGCGACAACCGCATCCTGCTCGACGCGCTCGGCAAACTCGAAGGCAACGGCAACACGCTGGTGGTGGTGGAGCATGACGACGACACCATCCGGCGGGCCGCCCATATCATCGATATCGGACCGGGCGCTGGCGTGCGCGGCGGCCGCGTGGTGGCGCAGGGCACCGCCGACGACCTGATCGCGACGCCGGAATCCGTGACGGGCCGCTACCTGGCAAAGCCGCTGCAGCATCCCCTGCAGGGCCGGCGTCCGGTGGACAAGGACACGCGCTTCGTCGAGGTGCGCAACGCGCATCGCCATAATCTGCGCAATGTGACCGCGCGCGTGCCCATCGGCCGCCTGAGTGTGGTGACCGGCGTATCGGGTTCGGGCAAGTCCACATTCGCCCGCGACGTGCTGCTGGACAATCTGCTGCAAGCCGTGTCGCAAGGCAAGGCGCCGGCCTGGAAGGGCTGCACAGGAATCAACGGCTGGGAAGCGCTGGACCGCGTGCTGGAAGTCGACCAGACGCCCATCGGAAAGACGCCGCGCTCCTGCCCCAGCACCTATGTGGGGTTCTGGGACGAAGTGCGCAAACAGTTCGCCGATACGCGCGAGGCGCGCATGCGCGGCTGGACGGCGGCGCGTTTTTCCTTCAATACGGGCGATGGCCGCTGCCCCATTTGCGAGGGCCAGGGCATGCGCACCATCGAGATGAACTTCCTGCCCGACGTGAAGGTGCCCTGCGACGCCTGCAACGGCGCGCGCTTCAATGCCGACACCTTGTCGGTGAAGCTGCGCGGCAAGCACGCCGGCGAAGTGCTGGCCATGGAAGTGGATGACGCGCTGGCGTATTTCGAGGCCCATCCCAAGGTTCGCCGGCCGCTGCAATTGATGCAGGACGTGGGGCTTGGTTATCTGACGCTGGGCCAGCCCTCGCCGACGCTTTCCGGCGGCGAAGCGCAGCGCATCAAGCTGGTCACGGAACTGTCCAAGGCCCGTTTGACGGAAGGCGTGATCACCACCGGCCGCGCCTCGCGCATTCCGCATACGCTTTACGTGCTGGACGAACCGACGGTGGGTCTGTCGATGGCCGACGTGGAAAAGCTGATCCACGTGCTGCATCGCCTGGTGGAAGCGGGCAATACGGTTGTCGTGATCGAGCACAACCTGGACGTCATCGCCGAAGCCGACTGGCTGGTCGATCTGGGGCCCGAGGGCGGCACCGGAGGCGGCCAACTGGTGGTGCAGGGATCGCCGGAAGAAGTCATGGCTTTGCGCGAACGCTCGCACACGGGCCGCGTGCTGGCCGAATTCCTGCAACGGCAATAA